DNA sequence from the Marinilongibacter aquaticus genome:
TAGAAACGCTGGCCGGCGGGAAAAGCATGACCACATGGACGCAATTGGGTAGTGGCAAATATTTGGTGAATATGACCGAAAGTAAAACGTCGGCCTATGCCAATGGATTGGAATACGCGATTGTGGACGTGTTGGCCAAAACCTATGTCGAAGTGAGCGGCATTCCGCAAGCAGATGAAATTCAATTGCTGACTGCCCGCAACAATTACGTGTCGGAAGATGGCAAAACGGTGTCTGTTGGCATTACCCTAAAAGACGGGGGCAGCTATGTGTACAATATCGATGTGGATTCGGCTACGGCCAGCCAAGGCTTAAAAGTAGAAGGCGGCGTAATCACGGCCATCGACAAGGTGAAGAGCAAATAGTACATTCAACACAAATGCAAAATTAAAGGGCCCAGAAAATTTCTGGGCTTTTTTTACGGTTTGTTTTCTTCGAAATGAATATATCGAACAAGAACTCAATTTTTTTTTGAAATCTACACAAGTCGCATATTCGGTTTAAAATTTTCGTCAGACGGCTGGAATGGACGTTTTGGATAAAATTGAACAATTTCGGGTTGGCACATAATTTAATTGTTTTTCCACATTGGTTGGAATTACACATATATATTTTCATGAACCGTTTGAAACACTTACATTTGTTATTAGGTAACATATATGGATTTTAGTTTTTGCAAGAAAAAGCTCTCGAGTGTCTCGGGAGCTTTTCTCTTTTAATGTGCTCATTGTGAGTATTTTTAATACTATTATGCCCTTTTCTTACTTTGGTATTTTTTTTAGTTCGCTTTTTTGATGTGGAATACTTTCTACACCATTTCCACGGTTTTGAGCGTGCTCTCGAATGTGTATACGAAAATTATTGCCGCCCTTATTTTATAATAAAAGACTAGGATAAAAAAATGGTGGCTTCGGCCACCATTTTGTCGGGTTATATACAAAGGGGTTGAATTTTATCTGTATCCATTGTTGCTGGGGTCGGCATCCAATAGGGCAGGGTTGAGGTCAATCTCTTGTTGCGGAATCGGCAATTTCACCATGTTTGGTTCAATGTTTTCGTTTCCTTTGAAAATGCCGTAGTTGGCATTTTGCACAGTTTCAACAAGAATCCCCCAGCGGATTAGGTCGTATCGGCGTTCCGATTCTCCGGCCAATTCCCACTTGCACTCGTCTTGAATGGCCTTTCGCAATTCGGTTTGGCTGCTGGTTGCAATCGGCTGTGCCGGTGAGTAGGCTCTTTCGCGAATACGGTTTATGTAATCCAGAGATTCGCTGGTGCGTCCCAATTCGTTGGCAGCTTCGGCGGCCATCAGGTACACTTGTGCCAGTCGCATGGTGATCCAGGCTTCGCCGTGGTTGCCGCGAGGCGAGTCCACGAAATTGAAGTTTGTTCTTTTCTTCAGGTAGGTGAAGTTCAAGTCGTAGCCCAAATAGCTATCCATCAAAGTGTAAGGTCTTCTCAGGTCGTTTTCAGGGAATTTGTCGATCAGGTCATTCAAAGGCACATTCAATCCGTAACCGTTGAACTCTTCGCCAATGGCGAGCATTTTTCCGGCAAATTCATTTCGCAATGAGGCATCTCTGGGCTCGTCACGCAAACGCGGATTGAAGCTATCGGTAATATCCTGCGTATTGTTTGGTACGTCTTTGGTATAGTCAAAACCGAAAATCGCTTCGTCGTTGAATTGATTGTTGAGGTCGAAAACTTCACCGTAAGTAGACATCAATTTATGCGGAGAATTGTTGATGATATCCGCAGAGGTTTCCAGGGCTTTGTCCCAGTCTTCTTGCCACAAGTAAAAACGCGTTCTCAAAAACTTGGCCGACCATTTCGTGGCTCGTCCTATT
Encoded proteins:
- a CDS encoding RagB/SusD family nutrient uptake outer membrane protein, whose product is MKYIYLITSLFFLSSCSNFLEENVRGIISPNNFYNSDQEAIQAANGLYLDFRTGNLYKGWQGITAWTLFGSDEMMPSRIFGGLAPIMDYNLTETNYGNAYNLWRDLYSAIGDANSVLVNVDGNDKISPATQDLVIGEALFLRALAYYHLTALWGDVPYFLEDIPLDEVAVLGRSDMTEIRNQMVQDLIKAEGLLPNANEGDKIGRATKWSAKFLRTRFYLWQEDWDKALETSADIINNSPHKLMSTYGEVFDLNNQFNDEAIFGFDYTKDVPNNTQDITDSFNPRLRDEPRDASLRNEFAGKMLAIGEEFNGYGLNVPLNDLIDKFPENDLRRPYTLMDSYLGYDLNFTYLKKRTNFNFVDSPRGNHGEAWITMRLAQVYLMAAEAANELGRTSESLDYINRIRERAYSPAQPIATSSQTELRKAIQDECKWELAGESERRYDLIRWGILVETVQNANYGIFKGNENIEPNMVKLPIPQQEIDLNPALLDADPSNNGYR